The sequence GGCCCCGTTGCTCCTCTGTGACATCAAGGGCACGAGAACTGCCCTGTCGGTGTGGACTCTCCCGTTTTGTGCAGCAAAGATGAGCCTACGCGAGCGATGGTTGTGTACGTGTCTGTTCTCCTTGATGTAGGCGGATGCAGTACATTTTAATGTGACATATTTCCGAGCCACACTGAATAGCTTCGTAGGACCTTGTGTTTGGAGACAGTTGCCGAGGGTATGGCGCGTTTTCGGGCACTCCCTGCCGCGTCTCTTTTGTTACGTGCCGGCCGGTCGTGAGGCTCGTATTGATTCTGTAAGAGCGGTGAACGTCAAATGCCGCCTACTTTTCTAATTTAAGGAGTGCTACGGTGAAGAGGGACGCGGGCCGTCTTGCTGCGCCTTTACCTTCCGTTTGTTTTTCGAGTAGGGTGCTGCCATGGTTTTGGATAAGGGTCCAAACAGATGCCCATTTCGCCTGCCTTCTGGGGGCAAGCGAACCAGGAAGTATTCAGATACGGGCGGCACAAGGATGCGCGCAAGTGCTGTCTCATCAAAACTGTTGGGAAACGTTTTGAGAACACACTGACGCGCGTTTGTATCGTCAATACGCAGTCTTTGAAACTTCTTGAAGTGCCGGTGAGGTGAGCTATTTATTGTGTTGTCGCGGGTGTGGCTCACCTCTCTTTGGGCAAGGGTCACTGTATTGTTCTGTTGttcctgccgctgcagctcgaggcTGCTCCTtactggactgcttaagacagctgAAAGTGTgggatttcaatatcctactacattaagattattccacattggttatgttctaggcgtatGGTGGAACGGTGTTCTCATATCCCTCTGCACCTCCACAGGCGACCTGGGTCGAAAAGTACGTCGAAGCGCCGTGGTAACACGGGCTGCTTCGCCCGAATGAAAAGACACTTCACTTGCTCTGGTAGTTCAAAGGATTTTCAGATCCACCCGGATGCGTCCCCGTCGCTGTCCTGTACATCTTCAACATGCCGTCGTGCCGTGTGGTCATTGCCCTTGTATGGGCGGTCGTCTCGGCCGCGGGCTTGTCTCCTCTCGATCCCAAGGCGGCAAATGGAGGACTGCGTTTAGCGGAAGGGAGCACTCACGAAGTTGTGAAGTCCTTGAAACGAGCAATGAACCAACGCTGGCGCAACGGGGGCCGTAGTATTTGCTCTGTTTTCGGCTGTGACTACGAACAAGTCAAATCACGGCTTTCGTATCAGCCTACCTTCTTTCTCTCATTCAAAGCCGTATGCGCCCAGTTTGATGAGTTTGAAGAGGAGGTTTCAAATGCCAAACAACGCGAGGAAGATTTGACCCCGAGCCAGAAGGAATATCGCTGGCTTCTTTTAACTAAGGCAGCAGCCCTGTTGAACGATAGCCTTGGAACAAAGTATGAGGTGCCTGAAAAATATGTTCCTCAGCACTTGCGCACTCGCCACTATGTCCCCGGTTGGAGAGAGGATGTAGAGAAGCAAAAGGACCGCGTGAAGAGTCAAGTGGAAAAGCTTCAAGTGACTGTCCCTCTCCCAACCCTGGAAGGAATTCAAAAAGAGGCTGGAGACCgtctcgccgccctgcgtcAGAGGCACGTGGAACAGATCCGGGAACTCGAGGAAACACGCCACAGGAAGTGGCTGTTACTTCAAGAGGAGCACGATCGTCAAACGGCGCAAATGGTTGCAGACCTTAAACTGAAacaagcagaagaagcagataCACTCCGTCGTGAGTTGATAGAAGAGAAACGGGCTTTCGACCAGAGTGTGAAGGTGTGGGATATGGTGAGCCGGTTACTGAACGAAGCCCACGCAGCAATCGAGGCATTCAGCGACCGGGTCCATTCTTTGGGCCAGCAGGTTTTCAAACTGAAGTCGTTCCACGAAAAACTGCAGTCGTATCAACAAGCATCGAAGAACAACCCGGAGGGCAGTGCGCCATACTCTGCTCTCTCGTACGCTTTCCAGAGCGAATCCGCTGTCAGTCAAGCCATGCAACAGGTCCATACTACGTACCAGGAAGCATCTGTCGCGGCATCCCGCATTCAGGAGATCCTGAATCAAGCGGAGACTGCCATGGCCGCTGCACCGTCAAAAGAGAATGCACCGTGGTTCCAGCAGCACCATCGAGGTTACAAAGACCGCCTTGAGAGTTTCAGCAATCTCCTTGCCGACCTTACGATTCGTTTGGAGGACCACATGCAAACAGCTGAGGAGCGTAAACTCGTGACTCTCTTTTCTGGAGATGAAGTCCGCACACAGGTCTTGACCCTGCTTCAGGATCGCACCAGTGGGTGGACAACGCGTCTCACCGCCCTTCGCGAACGCGCCCACGGGATTGAAGCCGAGGCACACAAGTTTTTTGAAAGCAGTGCTCAACTGGACCGGAATACCGGGGAGGTTCTCGCGGCCGTTCTCCAGAATCCCGAGGCGTTCGTGGTGCAGGTGGCCACATACTCAACAGAATCTAACGCCCTTCGCGAGACCGCTGCTCGGATAGAAGAAGAGCTAAAAAGCGCAGTAAAGGCTCTTCAAGAGCTGGAGAGAGAGGTCCGCGGAATGGCAGATGGAATAAGCACGGCGCAGTTGCCTCCCGCCGTAATCGACTTTCTGGGTCTTCCTGCTTTATTCAACGCCGTCCAAGTCGATATGCAGTTGAAACCAAaagggcagcagctgctgcagcacatCAAAGCTCGCCTCAGTCAACTTGTTGAGGTCCTTCGTAAATTGGAAATGGTGAAGAACGAGGTGAAAAACATCAGGAGTCCTGCAGAACGTGAGCAAGCAGAGTGGTCTCTCAACGAGGCATCAGCAAAGCTCCAAGAGGCGGTCAGAAGTAAAAGTGACATCGATCTTCAAATCCAGCAACTAACTCTCCAACTACAGCAGCTCCAAGCCACCGTGGTGCAGCTCGAACAGAGGATCAATCACGAGCGTCTGCTATCTCATCGTGCTGCAGGTGGTGGTAGAACTGCACTCGTGTTACGAGGCAACACACTAGGATTAGGGACGCCCCCCGTGCCCGCCGGTTCTTTGCAGGGTATTACCACATTAGAGGGCTCCGTACTCGGTCTCCGGAGTTCCGTGGGAGGCGGCGTGGGCTTGGATCCGCAGGCTGTGGTTGCTGATTTGgaacagcagctgcagactgcCAAAGAAAGAGCTCAGGAAACTCGACGGAACTTGGCCGTGAAACAACGTGATGCTGTTGCAGTTGAGAACGAAATACGTCGTCTAGATGCAGAGGTGTCTGCAAAACAGCGGGAAATGGCTGAGGAGCAGCAGAAAATGGCTCGAGTCATGTCACTTTGTCAAGCATTGGGCGCCGGCGGTGTGTCAGTGGGGGGAATGTCCGTGGCCAGCATAGGTGGTGGGCTGGGCATGAGTGGCGGCTTCACAGGCGACTCCGCTAGTGGAATCTTGGCACCCGGCATCATGGGTTCTAGAGCGAGGGGGATCGGTGGCTTAAGTATGGGCGGGATGGCAGGCGGAAGTGTAAGTGGACCATCGCCCACCGTGGGTGTGGGAGGGTCCCCACGGTTGACCGGAGGATTGGTGCCTGGACCACCACCATGAGGTCTCTGAGAGTCTCTGTAACGCCCCAGAGGAACCGCTGCATAAATGACACATTCTGGCCGCTTCATTCTAAATTTAGATGGCGTAGAAGCTGACTGGGGGACGTTCCCAGTCAAATAAAGCCGTTCGCGTGAAAGAATGATGGCGTGCCGGACTGGAGGGCCTTCTCAAGAACTACAGGTGGCTCTTTTCCTAGAATGCGGGACATCCAGTGTATTCAGCTTGTGTCTTGGCCCTCTTGAGCGCAGTGGCGGGTAGCAGGTGCCTAGCGATGCAGGGCATGGACGAGCGAGTGGGAAGCCTTACGGCAGTGAATCTTCTTGGCAGCACAATGAACCTTGGTGATTTCAGATTGGAAGAGTCATGTTAATAACAGTATCCcctcggcggagacaggTGTTGTTTTTAGGGCGACAACCCGAAACTAAAACGGCGCTCACTATGTCAAACGGGGGTGCGTGCATCGGCGTTGCAGGCGAGTCCTACGGCACAGTCCAGGCGCCCGCAGAACCAGTTATAAACGTGACCTTGTGGCGCGATAGGAAAGTTGTTGGTTTTGACCTCAAGTCGTTACTCGTAATGCCTCGTATGTTGTCAAGATGCTAGCCCAATGGCAACACTGTGCTCCAGCAAGTGGGCGCTGTCTTCTACGCCTTGTTTGGAGGTGCTGTATTGAGG is a genomic window of Besnoitia besnoiti strain Bb-Ger1 chromosome IV, whole genome shotgun sequence containing:
- a CDS encoding hypothetical protein (encoded by transcript BESB_053000) — encoded protein: MPSCRVVIALVWAVVSAAGLSPLDPKAANGGLRLAEGSTHEVVKSLKRAMNQRWRNGGRSICSVFGCDYEQVKSRLSYQPTFFLSFKAVCAQFDEFEEEVSNAKQREEDLTPSQKEYRWLLLTKAAALLNDSLGTKYEVPEKYVPQHLRTRHYVPGWREDVEKQKDRVKSQVEKLQVTVPLPTLEGIQKEAGDRLAALRQRHVEQIRELEETRHRKWLLLQEEHDRQTAQMVADLKLKQAEEADTLRRELIEEKRAFDQSVKVWDMVSRLLNEAHAAIEAFSDRVHSLGQQVFKLKSFHEKLQSYQQASKNNPEGSAPYSALSYAFQSESAVSQAMQQVHTTYQEASVAASRIQEILNQAETAMAAAPSKENAPWFQQHHRGYKDRLESFSNLLADLTIRLEDHMQTAEERKLVTLFSGDEVRTQVLTLLQDRTSGWTTRLTALRERAHGIEAEAHKFFESSAQLDRNTGEVLAAVLQNPEAFVVQVATYSTESNALRETAARIEEELKSAVKALQELEREVRGMADGISTAQLPPAVIDFLGLPALFNAVQVDMQLKPKGQQLLQHIKARLSQLVEVLRKLEMVKNEVKNIRSPAEREQAEWSLNEASAKLQEAVRSKSDIDLQIQQLTLQLQQLQATVVQLEQRINHERLLSHRAAGGGRTALVLRGNTLGLGTPPVPAGSLQGITTLEGSVLGLRSSVGGGVGLDPQAVVADLEQQLQTAKERAQETRRNLAVKQRDAVAVENEIRRLDAEVSAKQREMAEEQQKMARVMSLCQALGAGGVSVGGMSVASIGGGLGMSGGFTGDSASGILAPGIMGSRARGIGGLSMGGMAGGSVSGPSPTVGVGGSPRLTGGLVPGPPP